CTGCTGACGTTTCTCTGATAAACAAGCTGGTTGTATATGTATATTCCTTGTCTTCTTATCTTATATGCTGCTTCAGCCATTTCAGGTGTTACCTCATAAGCAGTCTCTACATGAGTTGAAATTGAAACGTTTCTTTTTCCTGGCTCTATGTATGAGCCAAGTATCTCTGCCAACTTATCGGTAATTCTCATTGGAACTGTCACAAAAATCCTGCTTCCCCACCTGATGTTAACAACATGATCAAATTCCGAGAGCCTGCTCATAATCTTGTCAATAATCTTGTCACTTAGCGCTAAAGGATCCCCACCGGTGATTAGGACGTCAAGCATCGACTCATGTTCACCAAACCACTCTATCGCTGCTTCAATCTTGTCCCATCCTGGGAATGAGCCTGCCATGAATGGCTCAAGAACTTCCCAGTTTCTCTGACAGTAAACACATATTTGTGGGCATGTGTCGTAAGCTTTGAGAATAGCTATTGTGACATATCTTCTTGTAATAAGGTCAAGTGGTGAAGTGTCGTGTTCTCCCATGAAGTCGAAGTAGTATTCTCTGTCCTCTCTATGCTGGAGCATGTTTGAGACATACCATGTGGGTGGCATTACTTGCCTTCTTACATGTCTGTCCTCTTTATATGGATTCTCAAAGTCCCAGAGGTGCAAATAGTAGGGAGTAATTCCCCAAGGTATGCCATACTTCACGGCGATTTCTACTTGTTTCAAATCTTCTTCTGGAACTTTTACTATCCCAAGTTCATTCAGTTCTCTAAGGGTTTCAAGACCTTTTTCTCTCTTTAGCACGTGGGAGAACTGCCATCTATAGTCAAACCATTCGTCCTCAGTTATGCCCCAGTATTCCATAAGTTTTTCTCTCTGTTTCTTTCTCTTTTCAATAATATGCTTGTCAAGACCGCTCGGATACTTTTTGAGATAGCTCTTAATGTATTCCCATACTTTGTCGAGATACTCCGATCTCATAAGGGCAGCTTTTCTTCCTTTTATTTTGCTGAAATCAACAAATTTGACTCCAGCAGCTTCCAGTTTTGGTCCGAGCCATCCTTTTGAATATCCTGTTACTCCAGCCATTGCCTTGAAGAGGTGCTTGAACTCTTCCACAAAACCTTCTGTGATTATGCTTAGAACCCTTTTGTCGCCTTTTGTGGCTTTCCAGAGATACTCCAATGTAGAAAATCCAGCAGCCTTTTCGCCATATTCAGAGATTATGTTTAAGAACACATTTATAGCCTCGATGGCAAGCCATCTGTCCATTGCATCGACGTCAATGTCCCCATTCTTGTATTTCCACAGCAAATCTTCAGCGAATCTTCTTAGCTTGTCTCTTGCTTCCTCAACATTTTCGCTGGTGAGCAGGATCTCTTTAATTTCAGGAAGAGGATCAAAAATTTTCAAAAAATCTTCATGATTAATTCCCTGTTTTAATCCCCAGGGGGACTCTTCAATGTTAAACGTTGAGACTGCGCTTTCCATTTGCTTTTCCATGCCTATCACCTCATGCCCATATTTGGGCATTAGTGCCCCTCAGATGCATAAGTGTACTTATCACATCATTGGGGCTATTTTACAGATGTTAATGGATATATGTAGTGTTATATATTTTGCGTTTACAAGCATGTAAAACATTACAAAATTCAAATTTATCAGTTAATATAATGAAAAAATTTTACATAATTGGTCATTTCTTTCTAAAATTTTGCTGAACATTTCTAAATATATGGCTTATAATCCAAATTGCCTTGATAAATGTAAATAATTGTTGAAAGAGTTGAAATGTTAAGGATATTGGTGTTGCTTGCTTGGATATATTATCCATCATAAAGTAATTTAGACATTGTATTAAGAATATAACACTTTACTGAGCTTTTACAAAAAGCCTTTTAATAATTAAACACTTGTGGTCATTTGGGGATGATTGGATGAAAATCATAATGACGACTAAAATTGATTTGGCTTCAGCGAATATAAAGCAAAAACTAATTGAAAACTTTGGATTTAGGGAAAGTGATGCCAAATTTGACAGTAACGTAGTGTATAAGAAGGGAGACATTTTGATTCTTACAACAAATCAAGAGATGATATATTATGACTATTTAGACAAAGAAATCGAAAGGCAGCTAAGTATCAGACCAGAACTTATCATTTTTGCTTCAAGACATTCAAGCAAACAGAAACTGCCTACTTTGACAACTCATGTTACTGGAAACTGGGGTAAATCAATGTACGGTGGCAGAGATAACAGCTTGGCTATAGCCCAACCAACTGCAATGAAGCTGGCATTATTGAAAATGAGTGAGCTCAATGATTTGGGATGGATGGTCTGTTATGAGGCAACACATCATGGACCGAGTGAAGTTAATGTCCCCTCGCTTTTCATCGAAATCGGTTCGAGCGAAAAAGAGTGGGTTAATGACAGAGCTGGAGAGATTTTGGCAGAGACAATAATGTATGTCATCAGCAATTACTCAAAGAAGGACTTTAAAGTTGCTATTGGAATTGGTGGAGGACACTATGCCCCAAAGCAAACAAAAGTCGCACTGAGTTCAGAGCTTGCTTTTTCTCATATTGCAGCAAAGTATGCTCATCCTATATCCAGAGAGATGCTGCTAAAGTCTATTGAAAGAACAGCCGAACAAGTTGAGGCAATATACGTAGATTGGAAGGGCAGTAAAGGTGAAACAAGGCAGTTAGCAAGATCCTTGGCAGAGGAACTTGGCTTGGAGTTTATCAAAGATTAGCTGGACAAAATCTTTAAAGCATTTCATCTTCAAATTTAAGAATTAGCTGTGTAATCTTAGCTAAAATTTATATATTGCTTTAAACTACAGAATTTACCAGATGTTAAATTGTTTCCATAGGAGGGTGAAGAAATGTTAAAGTTAATTGAAAGTGCAATAGAAAGAACATCCCAAGAGGCGGACAAGGTGAATGAAGTACAAGTTCCTCAAAGCGATGTTGATGAAGAGCTTAGAAGAATTTTAGAGCAGATACAGGCTAAGATCTATGTCGTTGGTGTCGGCGGTGCTGGTTGTAATACAATAAATAGAATGATGGAAGTTGGTATTCAGGGTGCTAAGGTTATTGCAATTAACACTGATGCTCAGGATTTGCTCAAGGTTAAGGCTCATAAAAAGATACTCATTGGTAAAGATCTCACAAGAGGATTAGGGGCTGGAAACAATCCAAAAATCGGTGAAGAAGCAGCAAAAGAAAGTGAAAAAGATATCAGGGATGCTCTTGAAGGAGCGGATATGGTTTTCATTACCTGCGGCCTTGGTGGAGGTACTGGAACGGGTGCAGCTCCAATTGTTGCTGAACTGGCAAAGAAGATGGGGGCTCTAACAGTTTCCGTCGTTACACTCCCATTCACAGTTGAAGGCATTAGGAGAATCAAAAACGCTGAGTATGGTCTTGAAAGGCTCAGAAAGAACAGTGATACTGTTATTGTAATACCAAATGATAAACTCATGGAAGTTGCTCCAAACTTGCCAATTCACTTAGCATTCAAAGTCGCCGATGAAATACTTGTCCAGGCGGTTAAGGGAATCACCGAACTCATAACGAAACCTGGCTTAGTTAACCTTGATTTCGCTGATGTTAGGGCAGTCATGAAAGATGGTGGCGTTGCAATGATCGGTATTGGTGAGAGTGACAGTGAGAAGAGAGCACTTGAAGCTGCAACACAGGCTTTAAACAGTCCATTGCTTGATGTTGATATCAGCGGTGCCAAAGGCGCGTTGATAAGCATTGCTGGAAGTGATGTAAAGCTTGAGGAAGCACAGCAGATAATTGAGCTTGTTACAAGCAAGCTTGATCCTGAGGCGCAGGTAATCTGGGGAATTCAGCTTGATGAGGAGCTTGGTAAAACTATAAGAGTTATGGTTGTAGTTACAGGTGTAAGCTCTCCATATGCCGTTGTTGAGGAGGAAGCAACATATTTCTCTGAAGAGGGTGAGAAAAAAGTCATTCACCTCGATCTGGAGGAACTTTGATCTTCTCTTTTTACCCCAAACTTTTAAAACCCAAACCCATACCTAAGATTAACAAAAGACTTAAAAAGCTACTGGGGTGTTAGATGTGCCAACAAAAGGATACATGGAAAAACTTAAAAACTTCTTATCAGAGTCCAAAAGGGTTTTATTAGTCACAAAAAAACCAAGCGGCAAGGAGTATAAAATGGCCGCAAAAATAACAGGCCTTGGAATAATCCTTATAGGTCTAATAGGCATGATTATCCGTATTATAGGTACTTTAATTACAGGTCAATGACGGCCTTTTGGTGATGAAGATGAGCGACAGCAAGATATTCGCAGTAAGGGTTACAGTGGGGCAGGAAGAAACAACCGCCAGATTAGTTTATAGTAAAGCAAAAACATACAACCTGCCAATCTACGCTATACTAACCCCCTCAAAAGTTAAAGGATACATCTTTATTGAAGCGCCGAGTAAGAGCGCGGTTGATGAAGCTATA
Above is a genomic segment from Thermococcus sp. SY098 containing:
- a CDS encoding KamA family radical SAM protein, with amino-acid sequence MEKQMESAVSTFNIEESPWGLKQGINHEDFLKIFDPLPEIKEILLTSENVEEARDKLRRFAEDLLWKYKNGDIDVDAMDRWLAIEAINVFLNIISEYGEKAAGFSTLEYLWKATKGDKRVLSIITEGFVEEFKHLFKAMAGVTGYSKGWLGPKLEAAGVKFVDFSKIKGRKAALMRSEYLDKVWEYIKSYLKKYPSGLDKHIIEKRKKQREKLMEYWGITEDEWFDYRWQFSHVLKREKGLETLRELNELGIVKVPEEDLKQVEIAVKYGIPWGITPYYLHLWDFENPYKEDRHVRRQVMPPTWYVSNMLQHREDREYYFDFMGEHDTSPLDLITRRYVTIAILKAYDTCPQICVYCQRNWEVLEPFMAGSFPGWDKIEAAIEWFGEHESMLDVLITGGDPLALSDKIIDKIMSRLSEFDHVVNIRWGSRIFVTVPMRITDKLAEILGSYIEPGKRNVSISTHVETAYEVTPEMAEAAYKIRRQGIYIYNQLVYQRNVSRRFENVALRIALRKVGIDPYYTFYPKGKIEQKDYLVPIARVVQERKEEARLLPGQFRPDEPVFNVPRMGKNHLRAWQDRELVGIRPDGSRIYLMHPWEKGISETKLYTYPDVPIKEYLEYLESIGEDPNDYWTIWYYY
- a CDS encoding D-aminoacyl-tRNA deacylase: MKIIMTTKIDLASANIKQKLIENFGFRESDAKFDSNVVYKKGDILILTTNQEMIYYDYLDKEIERQLSIRPELIIFASRHSSKQKLPTLTTHVTGNWGKSMYGGRDNSLAIAQPTAMKLALLKMSELNDLGWMVCYEATHHGPSEVNVPSLFIEIGSSEKEWVNDRAGEILAETIMYVISNYSKKDFKVAIGIGGGHYAPKQTKVALSSELAFSHIAAKYAHPISREMLLKSIERTAEQVEAIYVDWKGSKGETRQLARSLAEELGLEFIKD
- the ftsZ gene encoding cell division protein FtsZ, whose translation is MLKLIESAIERTSQEADKVNEVQVPQSDVDEELRRILEQIQAKIYVVGVGGAGCNTINRMMEVGIQGAKVIAINTDAQDLLKVKAHKKILIGKDLTRGLGAGNNPKIGEEAAKESEKDIRDALEGADMVFITCGLGGGTGTGAAPIVAELAKKMGALTVSVVTLPFTVEGIRRIKNAEYGLERLRKNSDTVIVIPNDKLMEVAPNLPIHLAFKVADEILVQAVKGITELITKPGLVNLDFADVRAVMKDGGVAMIGIGESDSEKRALEAATQALNSPLLDVDISGAKGALISIAGSDVKLEEAQQIIELVTSKLDPEAQVIWGIQLDEELGKTIRVMVVVTGVSSPYAVVEEEATYFSEEGEKKVIHLDLEEL
- a CDS encoding protein translocase SEC61 complex subunit gamma; the encoded protein is MEKLKNFLSESKRVLLVTKKPSGKEYKMAAKITGLGIILIGLIGMIIRIIGTLITGQ